The following proteins are co-located in the Gossypium hirsutum isolate 1008001.06 chromosome A02, Gossypium_hirsutum_v2.1, whole genome shotgun sequence genome:
- the LOC107931654 gene encoding classical arabinogalactan protein 6 has product MARQDLIVVALIFIAVVRAFGTDKSPSPTPSKASSPIKSPSSSSSASSTKSSSDGRAPKSSPVGAPKSFSSSSSPSHSKSDSPDTKEGSSFGTESIEDVSSPHSPNVTDKVLSLLHA; this is encoded by the coding sequence atGGCCCGCCAAGATCTTATTGTTGTTGCACTTATTTTCATAGCCGTGGTTAGGGCATTTGGCACTGATAAATCACCTTCACCAACCCCTTCCAAGGCTTCTTCCCCTATAAAGTCGCCATCTTCTTCTTCCTCGGCTTCCTCTACCAAGTCCTCTTCCGACGGAAGAGCACCCAAATCATCTCCTGTTGGAGCCCCAAAGAGTTTCTCAAGCTCTTCCTCTCCTAGCCATAGCAAAAGTGATAGCCCCGATACCAAGGAAGGATCCTCTTTTGGCACTGAGTCAATTGAGGACGTCTCATCCCCTCATTCACCAAATGTCACTGACAAAGTTTTGTCTCTTCTCCACGCTTAA
- the LOC107931655 gene encoding uncharacterized protein, with translation MWLSMKHASWGFKRLEGIKLELWKYMETLRCYLPRDENQMADALATSASMIKVNKQEDMKPIQMSISKVPAHCCNIEEEEKDDHPWYQDILRYVRNREYSEKATENDKRTLRRLACEYVLDGDILYKRREDQVLLRCVDAIEAKQILEEVHKGVCGIHANDFKMIYGDKIHVPPSPLHVITSP, from the exons ATGTGgttgagtatgaagcatgcatcatgggggTTCAAGAGGCTAGAGGGCATAAAATTAGAACTctggaagtatatggagactctgcgTTG TTATCTCCCACgggacgaaaatcagatggcgGACGCTTTGGCGACATCggcttccatgattaaagtaaataaacaagAGGATATGAAACCAATTCAGATGAGCATTTCGAAGGTTCCAGCTCATTGCTGTAACATTgaagaagaggaaaaggatgACCATCcgtggtatcaagatatattacggTATGTGAGAAATCGTGAATATTCTGAGAAGGCAACTGAAAACGACAAAAGGACTTTAAGGAGGTTAGCTTGTGAATATGTGCTAGATGGGGATATCCTTTATAAAAGAAGGGAAGATCAGGTACTTTTGAGATGCGTTGACGCTATAGAAGCTAAACAAATCCTGGAAGAAGTACATAAAGGAGTTTGTGGTATACATGCTAATGACTTTAAGATG ATATATGGAGACAAGAtccatgtaccaccttcacccttACATGTTATAACTTCTCCATGa